ATAAGTAAGCACCTCCGTTGAGTGGTCTTCCGGCCCGCATCCCTATCCCTGCTTATATGTCGCGCGCTTCAGGAATTGCCCCTTGCCCGCTTCCCCTACAAAAGCTTGATTCCGAATCACAAACTCGCCTCGCGACAATACGCTTTCCGGCACGCCGCTCACGCGAAGCCCTTCAAACGGGTTGTAATCGACGTTCATATGATGAGTCTCCGCCGATAACGTTCTATCCGCTGTTGGGTCAAAAATAACGATATCCGCGTCGCTGCCAACGGCAATCGTCCCTTTGCGCGGGAATAAGCCAAACAGCTTGGCGTTACGGGTAGCGACAATCTCTACGAATTGGTTCAGCGTCAGCTTGCCTTTCGCGACTCCCTCCGAGTATAGGATGGAGAAACGATCCTCAATGACCGGACCCCCGTTTGGAATTTTGCTGAAATCGCCCTTCCCCAAATCCTTTTGCCCTTTGAAGTTGAAGGAGCATTGATCGGAGCCTAGCGTTTGCAGGGAACCCGTAATAAGCGCATTCCAGAGCACCTCTTGATGGCTCTTCTCGCGGAGAGGCGGAGACCATACATACTTGGCTCCTTCAAAATCCGGCAGCGCGAGGTACGACTGATCGAGCACCAGATACTGCGGGCAGGTCTCGCCCCACACATCTACCCCGCGGGTTCTTGCCTCGCGGATCGCCTTCACCGCTTCCGCGCAGGTGACATGCACGACATACAGCCTTGCACCCGTGAGCTCGGCAAGAGCCGCCGCGCGAGCCGTTGCTTCGCCTTCGATAGCGGAAGGCCGGGTCAGCGCATGGTAGATCGGGTCCGTATTCCCTTCGGCAAGCGCCTTCTCCACCAGAAACTCGATGACATCGCCGTTCTCGGCATGCACCATCACCATGGCGCCAAGCTCCTTGGCCGATAACATGGTCCGGTATAACGTGCCGTCATCGGCTTGGAACACGTTTTTATACGCCATAAACACCTTAAACGAAGTAATCCCTTCGTCCTTCACGATGAAAGGCAGCTCCGCCAGCACGGCGTCATTGATCTCGCTGATCATCAGATGGAAGCTGTAGTCGATCACGGCTTTGCCCCCGGCTTTCGCATGCCATTTCTGAAGCGACTCGCTTAGCGGCTTTCCCTTGTCCGTCAGGCAAAAATCGATAATCGTTGTGGTCCCGCCAAATGCCGCGGCTCTTGTCCCCGTCTCGAAATCATCGGCCGTCACCGTCCCGCCAAACGGCATATCCAGATGGGTATGCGGGTCTACGCCGCCAGGAAACACGTATTTCCCGGTTGCATCAACGATCTCCGCTTCCTCTGCCGAAAGGCCAAGACCAATCTGCTTGATAACGCCGTCCTCAATAAGAACATCAGCCCGATACGTATCCGCGGCGGTTACTATCGTGCCGTTTCGTATGATTTTCGCAGCCATCGCTTATACCGCCTCCTTGCTCGCGCCACCTGGCGCTTGATTGGAATCGCCGACTGAAGCGACCGCCTTCTGGCGCGCATTCCAGGACATCGGCAGCTCGCCGGAAGGAATCTCAACCATAGAGATCGCACCTTCCACCGGACAAACGATCGAGCAAAGATTGCAGCCTACGCAATCCTCTTCCCGCACCTTGAGGTAAGCACGGCCGTCGTCCGTTGTCAGGCGTTCAATACATTGATGCGACGTATCCTCGCAGGCAATATGGCACTTATTGCAGACGATGCAATTCTCCTCGTGAATCCGGGCAACAACCTGATAGTTCAGATCAAGATCGCCCCAATCGGAGTATCGGGAAACGGATTTGCCAATCAGCTCTGTAACGGAGGATAAGCCTTTGTCATCCAGGTAGTTGTTCAGCCCGTCGATCATATCCTCCACGATGCTGAAGCCGTGATGCATGGCCGCTGTACACACCTGCACCCCGGTAGCTCCCATAAGCATAAACTCGACCGCATCCCGCCAATTGGAGACGCCTCCAATTCCCGAGATCGGTACATTGACCTGAGCGTTACGCGCGCATTCCGCCACCATATTCAGCGCGATGGGCTTTACCGCCGGACCGCAATACCCGCCATGAGCACCTTTGCCGCCAACATGCGGAATCGTGTTCCAGGTGTCGAGATCCACGCCAGCCAGAGAGTTGATCGTATTGATAAGCGAGATCGCATCCGCGCCGCCGCGAACGGCCGCTTTGGCGGTAGCCGTAATATCCGTAATGTTAGGCGTCAGCTTCACGATGACCGGCGTCTTTGCCGCCTCCTTCGCCCACATCGTTTGCGCTTCAACCAGATCCGGCTGCTGGCCGGAGGCCGAGCCCATGCCGCGCTCCGCCATGCCATGCGGACAGCCGAAGTTCAGCTCCAGTCCGTCGACGCCTACGGCCTCGACTTTTTTTACAATTTCATGCCACTTCTCCCGCTTCGGCTCCACCATAAGGGACACCACGACGGCATGGTTCGGAAACCGTTTCTTCGTCTCGTAAATCTCCTTCAAATTCACTTCAAGCGGCCGGTCCGTAATCAGCTCGATATTGTTAAAGCCCGCCACGCGCTGACCGTTAAAATGCACGGCCGCAAACCTCGACGAAGTGTTGATAATCGGATCCCCAAGGGTCTTCCATACCGCTCCGCCCCAACCCGCCTCGAAAGCCCGCTGCACCTGGTAGCCCGTATTCGTTGGCGGCGCCGACGCTAACCAGAACGGATTCGGCGAGGATATGCCCGCCAGATTGATACGCAAATCAGCCATCGCGTTTCCCCTCCTAAAAAATATGATTACGCCGTCTCCCCCTGCTCCTTCACCAGCTGCCGATAGATGGCATACGCGGCTTTCTTGCCCTGCTGCGCCGCCGATACAACCATCGCTTCCCCTTGGCCGTCGCCAAAAATAACATCGCCAGCCGCATACACCTGCGGATCGGACGTTTGGAACGTAACCGGATCAATCGCTACGATTCCGCGTTTATGCGAGAGACCAAGCTGCTCGACCAGGCCGATATGACGCGTTTGACCAATGGCAAGAACAACCGCATCCACATCCATAAAAAACTCCGAGCCTTCCACCGGCACCGGCCGGATCCGGCCACCGCTCTCTTCAAGCTTCATCAACGTGCATTCGAGCGCCGTTACATTGCCCGCCGAATCTCCAACGATCCGCTTTGGCGCGGTCAGCCATTTGAACATGACGCCGTCCTGCTTCGCAAAATCGAATTCGAAATCGTAAGCCGTCATCTCTACGGAAGTCCGGCGGTAGACAATCGTCACCTCGTCCGCTCCGAGCCGAACCGAACAGGTCGCCGCGTCAATAGCGGTATTGCCGGCACCGATAACGGCAACCTTTTTTCCCGCAATATCCGTACGAATGGACGATTTGGTCGATTCTACGAATTCGATAGCGTCATAGACGCCTCGGAGACCTTCGCCCCCGATGCCCAGCTTCGGCACCTTGGACATGCCGATGGCCAGGACAATCGCATCGTACTGCTGCTTTAATTCCTCGACGCTGATATCGATCCCAACCTTCACGCCCGTTCGGATCTCTACGCCAAGCTGCTTGACCTGCTCTACTTCCCAGAGCGAGATTTCCTGCGGCAGCCGGAACGAGACAATGCCATGCGTATCAAGGCCGCCTGCCTGCTCCTTCGCTTCGAACACCGTGACCGCAAAGCCGAACCGGGCAAGCTCCCTGGCCGCCGACAAGCCTGCAGGACCACCTCCGATAACGGCGGCTTTTTTCCCGTTGCTGCTTCCTGCCTTGAACAATACCTGCTCGTTGCGGATTGCCCAATCGGTCGCGTAACGCTGCAGATCCCCGATCATAATCGGCTTGGACGAATGGTTAAGCACGCAGGCCCCTTCGCATAGCTCCTCCGTCGGGCATACCCGCGAGCAGCTTGCGCCAACGGGATTCGCCTCCATAATGGCGCGGGCGGAGCCTTTCATGTTGCCGGAGGCGATCTTTTTGATAAAGGACGGAATGTTGATGCCCGTCGGACAAGCCTTAATGCACGGGGCATCATAGCAATACAGGCAGCGGTTCGACTCCTCGATCGCCTCCTTGGGCTTCATTCCGGCTTTCACCTCGGCAAAATTACGCCGCAAAGATTCCGCGGATATAAACGTTGCAGCCATCCGTTCATCCCCCTTTCCCATAGCGCTTATTATAGGTTTATGATGCTGTCGTACGTTTCCGGCCTGCGGTCCCGATAAAACTGCCAAATATTCCGCACCTCGCGGATCAGCTCTTTATCCATGACGCCAATTACAACCTCATCCTGATTCCGGCTGCCGATAGCCACAATCGAGCCGCGCGGGTCAACCAAATAAGACTGTCCGTAAAACTCTCCCATATTCCAAGGCGCCTCGTACCCGACCCGATTGATAGCCGCCACGTAATAGCCGTTCGCCACCGCATGAGCCGGCTGTTCCAGCTTCCATAGGTATTCCGAAGTGCCCGCTACCGTCGCGGAAGGATTAAAAACAATCTCCGCCCCGTTCAGCCCAAGCGCACGCGCCCCTTCCGGGAAATGCCGATCATAGCAGATGTATACGCCAACCTTCGCGTAAGCCGTATCAAATACCGGATAACCTACATTGCCCGGCTTAAAATAATACTTCTCCCAAAAGCCGCATCCCCCGTCGCCTGCCGCTACATGCGGAATGTGATGCTTGCGGTATTTGCCGAGGTAAGCGCCGTCCGCGTCAATAACCGCTGCGGAGTTATAGTAATTCGCAATGCCGTCACGCTCATATATAGGAAGCACAATAACGACGCCTAGCTCCCGGGCGAGCTCCCGGAACAGCTTTGTAGTCGGCCCGTTAGGAATTTCCTCAGCGGCGTCATACCATTTGGTTACCTGCTCCGCACAGAAATACGGTCCGTAGAAGATCTCCTGCAGCGAGATAATCCGAGCGCCTTTGGCAGCGGCTTCGCGTACAAGACGGATATGCTTTTCAATCGCCGCCTTCTTGTGCGCCTCTACCGGCTCATCGCCATGTACGTCATGAGATGCCTGGACTAATCCAATCGTTACCTTACTCATCGCTTCTCCTCCCGATTCCGCTCGCAATACGTATAGCCGACCGGTACAGCAGCTCCGTTCCCAAAGCTATATCCTCCGGAGAAGAATACTCCTTGGGGTTATGGCTGATGCCGTCCTTGCACCGGACAAAAATCATGCTGTAATCCGTCACGTAAGACATCGTCAGCGAATCGTGGAACGGCCCGCTCATCAGCTCAGGCAGCTTCATCCCCATGCCGGACGCTTCCTTCCGCAAGATGTCCTTCATCCATTCCGCGCAATACCGCGGTTCGCTGTTCGTATCCTCCCGGATCAGATACTGCAGGTCATGCTCATCGCAGATGTCCTGAATGGTATCCAGCAGCTGCTGCTCCCGCTCGTTCCGGCGGGAGAGAACGATATCCCGGAGGTCAACCGTAAACGTCACCTTTTCCGGGATGATGTTGCGGGAATCCGGAAACACCGACAGCGAGCCTACTGTTCCAACTGTTGAAGCCCCGTCCTCCAGACGGGCGAGGTCGTTAAGAGCAACAATCACCTTTGCCGCGCCAACCAGCGCGTCCCTCCTCATCGGCATGGGCACCGAGCCCGCATGTCCTGCAAAGCCGTTCAGCTCAACCGTCCACCAGAGCGGGCCGGAAATGCCGGTTACGATGCCAATCGGCGAATCCAGCGATTCAAGCACCGGCCCTTGTTCAATATGAAGCTCCAGGAACGCGCCGATCCTTCCCGCCTCAAACGCATATCCTTCAAACTCTGCCGGGTCGCAGCCGAACTCCAGCAAGGCTTCCCGGCGAGTTACGCCATTCTTGTCTGTCCGGTCAAGCTCCCCTTCCTCGAGCTTGCCCGTCATGCCGCGGACGCCAAATAATCCTTTGTTGAAGCGGCAGCCCTCTTCATCGCAAAAGGCGACCACCTCAATGTCCATTTCGGGTGTGAAACCTTTTTCAGCCATCGTCTGGACCGCTTCAATCGCTCCAAGAACGCCGATAGCCCCATCATACCGTCCGCCATAGGGCTGGGAATCGACATGGGAGCCTAGCATAAGGACCGGAAGCTCCGGATGTTTTCCTCTGAATACGCCTATCAGATTGCCAAAAGGATCTATTCTTGCGGTCATTCCCGCTGCTTCCATCCAGCTCTTCACCTGCTCTACTCCCGCTCTATCTTCCTTCGACAAAGCCAGCCGGCATACGCCGGTCTCCCCAATCCTTCCGATCTGCGCCAGCTCCTCGGTATGCCGGTTCAGCCGTTCTGCATTAATCGTAGCGTTGAGCTCCACACCCATGTCCCGTTCCCTCCCGTCCAAGTCTCCGATGACATATAAGTATGTACGAGATTTGAATTTATACGGCTAGTCAGAACACCATCCCTCGAACTCTGGCAACTAAGCGCGGCGTTAAGGTCCCTTAGGGACCTTAATTGTTACTCACATGCTACTTATCAAGGCGGAATCCTGCCACTTTCAACGCGTTAAGGTCCTTTAGGGATCTTAACCATCCAACTCGACTGCTTTTTATCGTGTTTAAGGTCCCTCAGGGACCTTATTTCCTGCTCGCACGTTACTTTCAAGGCGGAATCCTGCCACTTTCAACGCGTTAAGGTCCCTCAGGGACCTTAACCGCCCAACTCGACTGCTTTTTATCGTGTTTAAGGTCCCTCAGGGACCTTATTTCCTTCTCGCACGTTACTTTCAAAGCGGAATCCTGCCACTTTCAACGCGTTAAGGTCCCTCAGGGACCTTAACCACCTAACTCGACTGCTTTTTATCGTGTTTAAGGTCCCTCAGGGACCTCATTTCCTGCTCGCACACTACTTTCAAGGTCAAATCCTGCCACTTTCAACGCGTTAAGGTCCCTCAGGGACCTTAACCATCCAACTCGACTGCTTTTTCTCGAGCTTAAGATCCCTTAGGACCTTAACTCCTGCTCACACGTTACTTTTAAGGCCGAACCCTGCCACTTTCAACGCGTTAAGGTCCCTCAGGGACCCTAACCACCTAACTCGACTGCTTTTTATCGTGTTTAAGGTCCCTGAGGGACCTCATTTCCTGCTCGCACGTTACTTTCAAGGCGGAACCCTGCCACTTTCAACGTGTTAAGGTCCTTTAGGGATCTTAACCACCTAACTCAACTGCTTTTTCTCGTGTTTAAGGTCCCTAGGAACCTTATGCATCTCCCCCACTACCTCGTATGTTATCCGCTAGCTTTTTTCCGCGTCCGCCAGAATCGTCTTGTCTATGGCTTTGCTTAAATCCGGCGCCGCCTTGATTAATCCGTATTTGAGCGAAATATCTACCGTCCGCTGCACGGCATCATCTACGAAGGAACCTACCTGGGCATCCGTGAACCCTTCCGGCTTCACAAGCTTCGCCATCTCCATCAGCATGGTGGACTGATGCTCCTTCGTTGTGCTGCCCTCTGTTACGGCCTTCATTACGATATCAACCGCTTCTTCCTGATTGGCAATGGCGTAGTTCCAGCCCTTCATTGTGGCGCGGATGGCCTTAACCGCGGTATCCCGGTTATTTTTCAGCCAATCCTCCTTCACCACCAGCGTATCCTCAAGCATCCCGACACCCGCATCCTCAAAGTCGTACACATATAAATCCTCCGGCTTCACGCCGCTCTCCAGCACGACATGGTACTCGTTGTAGATGGTAGAGATCGCTACATCCAGCTGCTTGTTGAAGAACTGGTCCATCGTAAAGCCCTGCTTCACCAGCTCCACATCCTTCTGCGGATCAAGGCCGTTCTTCTCCATGAAAGCAAGCACCTGGAACTGCTGGCTTCCCGTCCACATGCCTACCTTCTTTCCTTTCATCTTC
This region of Paenibacillus sp. JDR-2 genomic DNA includes:
- the hydA gene encoding dihydropyrimidinase; its protein translation is MAAKIIRNGTIVTAADTYRADVLIEDGVIKQIGLGLSAEEAEIVDATGKYVFPGGVDPHTHLDMPFGGTVTADDFETGTRAAAFGGTTTIIDFCLTDKGKPLSESLQKWHAKAGGKAVIDYSFHLMISEINDAVLAELPFIVKDEGITSFKVFMAYKNVFQADDGTLYRTMLSAKELGAMVMVHAENGDVIEFLVEKALAEGNTDPIYHALTRPSAIEGEATARAAALAELTGARLYVVHVTCAEAVKAIREARTRGVDVWGETCPQYLVLDQSYLALPDFEGAKYVWSPPLREKSHQEVLWNALITGSLQTLGSDQCSFNFKGQKDLGKGDFSKIPNGGPVIEDRFSILYSEGVAKGKLTLNQFVEIVATRNAKLFGLFPRKGTIAVGSDADIVIFDPTADRTLSAETHHMNVDYNPFEGLRVSGVPESVLSRGEFVIRNQAFVGEAGKGQFLKRATYKQG
- the preA gene encoding NAD-dependent dihydropyrimidine dehydrogenase subunit PreA, which translates into the protein MADLRINLAGISSPNPFWLASAPPTNTGYQVQRAFEAGWGGAVWKTLGDPIINTSSRFAAVHFNGQRVAGFNNIELITDRPLEVNLKEIYETKKRFPNHAVVVSLMVEPKREKWHEIVKKVEAVGVDGLELNFGCPHGMAERGMGSASGQQPDLVEAQTMWAKEAAKTPVIVKLTPNITDITATAKAAVRGGADAISLINTINSLAGVDLDTWNTIPHVGGKGAHGGYCGPAVKPIALNMVAECARNAQVNVPISGIGGVSNWRDAVEFMLMGATGVQVCTAAMHHGFSIVEDMIDGLNNYLDDKGLSSVTELIGKSVSRYSDWGDLDLNYQVVARIHEENCIVCNKCHIACEDTSHQCIERLTTDDGRAYLKVREEDCVGCNLCSIVCPVEGAISMVEIPSGELPMSWNARQKAVASVGDSNQAPGGASKEAV
- a CDS encoding NAD(P)-dependent oxidoreductase; this translates as MAATFISAESLRRNFAEVKAGMKPKEAIEESNRCLYCYDAPCIKACPTGINIPSFIKKIASGNMKGSARAIMEANPVGASCSRVCPTEELCEGACVLNHSSKPIMIGDLQRYATDWAIRNEQVLFKAGSSNGKKAAVIGGGPAGLSAARELARFGFAVTVFEAKEQAGGLDTHGIVSFRLPQEISLWEVEQVKQLGVEIRTGVKVGIDISVEELKQQYDAIVLAIGMSKVPKLGIGGEGLRGVYDAIEFVESTKSSIRTDIAGKKVAVIGAGNTAIDAATCSVRLGADEVTIVYRRTSVEMTAYDFEFDFAKQDGVMFKWLTAPKRIVGDSAGNVTALECTLMKLEESGGRIRPVPVEGSEFFMDVDAVVLAIGQTRHIGLVEQLGLSHKRGIVAIDPVTFQTSDPQVYAAGDVIFGDGQGEAMVVSAAQQGKKAAYAIYRQLVKEQGETA
- a CDS encoding nitrilase-related carbon-nitrogen hydrolase, which translates into the protein MSKVTIGLVQASHDVHGDEPVEAHKKAAIEKHIRLVREAAAKGARIISLQEIFYGPYFCAEQVTKWYDAAEEIPNGPTTKLFRELARELGVVIVLPIYERDGIANYYNSAAVIDADGAYLGKYRKHHIPHVAAGDGGCGFWEKYYFKPGNVGYPVFDTAYAKVGVYICYDRHFPEGARALGLNGAEIVFNPSATVAGTSEYLWKLEQPAHAVANGYYVAAINRVGYEAPWNMGEFYGQSYLVDPRGSIVAIGSRNQDEVVIGVMDKELIREVRNIWQFYRDRRPETYDSIINL
- a CDS encoding M20 family metallo-hydrolase — its product is MGVELNATINAERLNRHTEELAQIGRIGETGVCRLALSKEDRAGVEQVKSWMEAAGMTARIDPFGNLIGVFRGKHPELPVLMLGSHVDSQPYGGRYDGAIGVLGAIEAVQTMAEKGFTPEMDIEVVAFCDEEGCRFNKGLFGVRGMTGKLEEGELDRTDKNGVTRREALLEFGCDPAEFEGYAFEAGRIGAFLELHIEQGPVLESLDSPIGIVTGISGPLWWTVELNGFAGHAGSVPMPMRRDALVGAAKVIVALNDLARLEDGASTVGTVGSLSVFPDSRNIIPEKVTFTVDLRDIVLSRRNEREQQLLDTIQDICDEHDLQYLIREDTNSEPRYCAEWMKDILRKEASGMGMKLPELMSGPFHDSLTMSYVTDYSMIFVRCKDGISHNPKEYSSPEDIALGTELLYRSAIRIASGIGRRSDE
- a CDS encoding ABC transporter substrate-binding protein — translated: MRKRNRVIKAVTSLTMAMALIMVAACGNNGPSESSANEGKSSEPLKKVKIQLKWVPQAQFAGIFVAKEKGFYEQEGLDVEIVPGGPDVVIEQQVVNGAADIGVTSFDSLLVNRDNGLPLVSVAQILQKSSYRFVADKASGIDAPAKMKGKKVGMWTGSQQFQVLAFMEKNGLDPQKDVELVKQGFTMDQFFNKQLDVAISTIYNEYHVVLESGVKPEDLYVYDFEDAGVGMLEDTLVVKEDWLKNNRDTAVKAIRATMKGWNYAIANQEEAVDIVMKAVTEGSTTKEHQSTMLMEMAKLVKPEGFTDAQVGSFVDDAVQRTVDISLKYGLIKAAPDLSKAIDKTILADAEKS